In one window of Astyanax mexicanus isolate ESR-SI-001 chromosome 18, AstMex3_surface, whole genome shotgun sequence DNA:
- the LOC111195080 gene encoding uncharacterized protein LOC111195080, giving the protein MASAQVYTCLECGMYSLDPLSTDTGNNSGICTKCEIVSSLVDKVNKLELHVRGLIRDRQQDSLLAAPGVSGRVSTPLTPALEPSQRGEWVTSRRHSRKAKANATAKATASPPEHHAPPVHVSNRFAPLSEAPTEEPVKGTLVIGDSIVRHVKLATPLGAPAATVTCLPGARAPDISGNLRLGNRRYSRVVIHVGANDIRLRQSEVTKANIKEVIKQAQTLSEEVICSGPIPMRRGDEAYSRLSSLNRWMSKWCAENHVGFIDNWLHFEGKPGLLGRDGVHPTREGAALLSCSIAHSLLVSLQSSIRSC; this is encoded by the coding sequence atggcttctgctcaggtttacacctgtttagagtgtggcatgtatagcttagatcccttatccaccgatactggtaacaatagtggtatttgtactaagtgtgagatagttagctccttggtggataaggtgaataagttagagctgcacgtccggggtttaataagggatagacagcaggattcactgttagcagccccgggtgtctcagggagagttagtacccccttgactccggccttagagccctcacagcggggcgaatgggtaacgtctcggcggcatagtcgaaaggctaaggctaatgctaccgcaaaggccacagccagcccacctgaacaccacgctcccccagttcacgtgtcaaacaggtttgccccgctcagtgaagcaccaactgaggagcctgttaaaggtactctggtgataggagactctatcgtccgacacgtgaaattagctactcctttaggggcaccagcggcaacagttacttgtttaccgggagccagagcaccggacattagtggcaaccttaggttagggaataggagatattcgagggtagtaattcatgtaggggccaatgatattcgtctgcggcagtctgaagtaactaaggctaatattaaagaggtgattaaacaggcccagacgctgtccgaggaggtaatctgctctggccccatcccaatgaggcgtggtgatgaagcttacagcaggctttcttcgctgaaccgctggatgtccaagtggtgtgcagaaaatcatgtgggctttatagataactggctacactttgagggcaagcctggtcttttaggtagggatggtgtccaccccacgcgggagggtgctgccttactttcatgcagcatagctcatagtcttttagttagtctgcagagtagtattagaagctgctga